The region GCCCGCCTGATCGAGCGCATAGGAACGATAGTTTTCCTGCAACACGTAGCCGGCGATCGCGGTCTCGACCAGCAGGTCCTGCTTGCTCTCGAAGTGCCGGTAGATCGCCGGGACGGAAGTGCCGACCATCTTGCCGACCTCCTTGAGCTGGAAGTCCAGCGAGTGGCTTTTCGCAATCAGCTTCGCAACCGCTTCAATGATCGCATTCCGCAGGTCGCCATGGTGATATCCGGTCTTTTTACGTACCCGTCCGGAAGAGGTTTTCAGGACATCTGCCATTCACTACCGCCTCCCCACATCGTCACCATCATGACGCGTTGACACAATAATGTTAATTCAATTAACTTGCGCGGGCAAGGCTTGGGACGTGCGCCTGCGCAAGCAGGCGCCAGGGTCACCCCAAGGCTGACATCCGAATTCAAAGGGAAGATCAACATGAAGACGTCTAAGCTATTGATGGGCGCAAGCTGCCTGATTCTGGCGGCCGCGCCGTGGGCCGCTGCCTCCGCACAAACACAGACCGGAGACGAAACCGCAGATACGGTTGAAACGGCGAGTGCCGGTCAGGAAGACGAAGTCAAAGTCTATGAGGGCATCGTCGTCACCGCGACACGCCGTACCGAGAAACTGTCTGAAGTGCCGATCGCGATGTCCGTCTTCGGAGACGACAGCATCGAGCAGACAAGCGTTCGCGAGCTGTCGGAAATCTCCGGCTACATCCCCAACGTGTCGATCTCGGGTCACAACGACTTCCGCTCTGTCATCACGATCCGCGGTGTGGGCTCTGCCTCCCGCAATATCGGTTTCGACAGCCGCGTCGGCGTCTATGTAGATGGCGTCTATATGGGCCAGTCACCGGCTGTGAACCAGGAACTGCTGGATCTGGAACGCGTCGAGGTGCTTCGTGGCCCGCAGGGCATGCTGTTCGGCAAGAACACCGTGGCCGGCGCCGTCAGCCTTGTCACCAAAAAGCCGGAAGACCGCTTCTTCGGCAAGCTCAGCGCGAATGTCGGCAACTACAATCTCCGCGAATTCCAGGGCATGCTGAATGTGCCAATCTCCGAGAAAGTTGCTGCCAAGGTTTCGATCTCCAAGACTGACCGCGACGGCTATATCGACAACATCACGACGGGGAACGAACTCGACACCAAGGATGTGCTGGCCTATCGCGCGCAGCTGCGCATTACGCCGTCCGACCAGTTCGAGATCAATCTCGCCTATGACGGTCTTTCTGCCGACAACAAAATTCTGGTCGGTGAGCCGTTGACCGACCCTTATGGCGTGATGGTCACACCGTTTGCTCCGGAACCGCGCAAGGTCGCCTTCGATTTCGACCCGACTGAAGAGCGCGATGTGTCCGGCGCGATGATGGACATGACCTATGAATTCCAGAACGGGTTCACCGTGAAATCGATCACGGGCTACCGCGATACGGACGCGTCTTACTCCAACGCTACCGACTATGCGCCGATCTCCATCATCTATGTCGACTATGGCGACGAGTTCAAACAGACGACCCAGGAGTTCCAGCTGATCTCCCCGTCTGACAGCGCCTTCACCTATATGGGTGGCCTGTACTACTACAAGCAGGACGCAGACACGGTCCGCGACGTGACCCTTGGAAACGATTTTATTGAGGGCTTCATTCAGCCCGTCGTGGCGCCCCAAGTGGCACCTCTCCTCAATCTTGATCCGGCGACCCTGACGCCGGCACAACTTGCTTTCATCTCTTCGATGGTCGGCTTCGGCCCGGTCGGCTCGAAGGTCACGAACAGCGGAAGTGTCGAAACGGAAAGCTTTGCGGCGTACGTCAACGGCTCCTACGACTTCAACGAACGCTGGACCCTCGGCTTCGGCGTGCGCTACAGCACGGAAGACAAGAGCGTGAACTGGCTGCTTGATGGCCGGAACTCCGGTGTCTTCGCCATCGGCTCGACCAATGTAGCGCCCGGTGACACCACGACGGCCCCGACGCCGCTGATCAATGACCGTAGCGACAGTTTCCTGTCACCAGCCATCAGCCTCAGCTACGCTGTGACCGATCAGAGCAACCTCTACGCCAAATACTCCTCCGGTTATAAGAGCGGGGGCTTCAACCTCGACTACATCAACGAGAATGAACTGGCCGCGAACTCCGGTCTGGAATTCGGCAAGGAAACAGTGGATGCCTACGAACTCGGCCTGAAGAACACCTTCATGAATGGCCGCTTTACGCTGAACCTTGCTGCCTTCTACTCCGAATATACCGACTATCAGGTGAACCAGTTCGTCGATCTCGGACAAGGCCGCACATCGATCCGCATCACCAATGCGGCGAAGGTGATCACGCAAGGTCTCGAAGGTGAGTTCAACCTTCAGGCCACAGACAACCTGTCCCTGCAGGGCTCTGCCGGTTATCTGGATGCGACCTTCGACTCGTTTCCGGGCGGCGGCACAGCCGGCGCAGACGTTTCCGGCAATGATCTGAACAACGCCCCGGAATGGAGCGCTTCACTGGGCGCTGTGTACACGCGCGACATTCCCTCGGTCGACTCGACGCTCCTGACGCGGCTCGACATGACGTATTCGGATGGCTACTTCACCACCGCCGACAATATCAAGACAGCAACACTGCCTTCCACGCAGGTGGTGCCGTTTGGATATATCGACTCCATGACACAACTGAATGGACGCATCGGCCTGATGAGCAATGATGGCCGGTACGAAGTTTATCTGTGGGGCCGCAACCTCACCGATGAAGACGGTCTGGTGGACGATTTCCGCGACTTCTTCGGCACATTGGTCAATCACCCGAATATCGGGCGGACCTATGGTGCCGAACTGGTCGTGAACTTCTAGTTCATCCGTATTGCCTCCATACCGGGAAGGATCCGCAGCATGCCCCCTGTCGACGCGGACCTTTCCCGGTATTTTTCTGACTCCTACGAAGAAGGCCGCAGGAAATTCCTGGACGCCTGCCTGCGGCATGACCTGGAAGTTCAGCGTCATGTGCACCCTTCCCTGAAAGCCCCCTCCGGCGAAGATCTCTCAATGGATGCGGCATGGTATGGGCCGCAGGATGCCGCGAGGGTTCTGGTGTTCAGCTGCGGAACGCATGGACTGGAAGCCGCCGCTGGGGCCGCCACAATGCTGAGATGGCTCGACAGGGAGGGCCCCGGCCAGTTGCCGGACGATATCAGTGTTCTGCTCATTCACGCGATCAACCCCTATGGCTGGGCCTGGTCGCACCGGATCAACGAAGACGGTATCGACCTCAACCGGAACTTCCCCGACCGGTCACAGCCGCAACCATCCAACCCGGACTATTTGGATATCCACCAGCTCCTGCTCGCTGCCACACCCGACGAAACGGGGCTCGACAAGTTTGCGAAGGGCTTTCACACCCTGACGGCTAACAAGGGAATGAACGCGGCACTGACCGGTATCACATCCGGCCAGTTCGATTTTCCTGAGGGGCTCAGCTTTGGCGGTCAGGCGCTCAGCTGGTCAGGCAAGACCCTGTTTGCCATCGCGCGCAAACATCTGAGCCGAGCCGAGCGGATCCTTCATATCGACTGGCATACCGGCATCGGAGAATATGGCCAGCCTCATTTCATTCTGGATGAAGGCAAGGGATCGGACACGCACATCCTGCTATCCGACTGGTGGCCGGGTCACGCTATTCATTGCGATGATGTCGTCGAGGGTGTCTCCATTTTCTATAATGGACTTCTGCTGGAAGGCATGCGCGACGAGATTGGCAAATTCAATCCGGCCGAAGTCGTCAACCTGACGATCGAGTGGGGCACCTATGATGTCGAAAAAATGTTGCAGGCCCTGATGATGGACAATTGGCTGATGCATCGCGCAGGCGGTGCAGATCCGGCACTTGTGGATACGGTACGGGCCGACCTCATCGAACGCTTCTACCCTCAGGCCACAGAGTGGCGCCGCAATGTCATCCTTGCGTCAGAGAAAATCTATGATCAGGCAGTCGCCGGGCTTGAAAGCTGGGGACGCAGTTAAGGCGCCAAACAGAACGGAAAAAAGGGCGAGGCAGTCTGACTGCCTCGCCCTTCTTTATTCCCCGGGCATTCCGGAAAATTGTGGAGGCGCCCCGAATCCGGGGCGCCTGAGATCATGCGCCGACGATTTCCGGCAGTGCCTTGCAGAAGCGTTCCACGTCTTCGATCTTGCCAGTCGAGACGCGGGACCAATCGACATAGTCCATGTATTGTCCGCGGATAGAGATTTTCTTTTCCGCAAAAGCCTTCTGGACGTCATTGGCGGGCTTGCCCGACTTGAAGTAGACGAAGTTCGTCTGCGACGGCAGGTATTCGAGGCCGAGCGTGTCCAGCGTCGTGGTGATCATCTGGCGGGCTTCAACAACCTTGCCTTTGGAGAAGTTGAGGAACTTCTCATCATTGTAGCAGCCGATGGCCGCAGCATACGAGGTGCACGGCGACCAGGACATTGCGGTTGCCTGGATCTTCTGGGCCGTTTCCGGCGAAGAGATCGTGTAGCCCATGCGGATGCCGGCCATACCATAGATCTTGGAGAAGGTACGGGACACGATGACATTGTGCCCTTCATTGATCAGAGGAATACAGGTGTTCCCTGCCGGATCGTCGGCAAGTTCCATGTAAGCTTCGTCAACGAGAACCGTTGTCTTGGCAGCCATACGCTTCACGGCCGCCTTCAACGTGGCCGGGTCGGAGACGAGACCGGTCGGGTTGTTCGGATTACACAGCTGAACAAGGCCGGTGCCTTCGGTGACTTTCGCCTCGATGGCTGGCAGATCGATTTCCATGCCTTCGGTCAGCGGCACACGGTCAATCGTAGCCATGCCGAGACGCGCGGCATAAAGCGCGGTCGTATCCCAGAAAAGCCGCGGCGCAACAATCGGGCCATTCGGACCGTAGATCATTGCGATAGCAGACAAGGCCTCGCCCGAGCCTGTCGTCAGGGCAATTTGCTCAGGCGCCACACCGTTCTTCTCGGCGATCATTTCGAGCAATTGTTTCACAGCAACCTGAGACGCATAATATGCGCCCTTGGAGCCCGCATATTCGATCATCTTGAGAGCGGACGGCGCCGGACCATAGGGATTCTCGTTCCGGGAAAGAAGCGCGACACCTTCCGGCGGACCGAGGAGGTAAGGGTTCTCAACAGCAACCTTCTCAGGCGGGAAAGCTGCCTCCGTGGTTTCAGCGATCGCGGATGCGCCCGATGCGCAGGCCGTTGCGCCCGCGACACCGATACCGGTCGCGCCAGCCAGAAGAAAACGTCTGGAAATATCGTAAGCCATATTCTGATTTACCTGTTGCCTTAGAGTTGAGAAGAAACTGAATCTTTTGAGCTTCGCGGGAATGCGAACAGCAGCGTCATCCTGTCGAAGCAGTGTACAGGACAATTGCGGATGTTGCGAAGAGACAGGAGCCCAGGACGCGCTTCCGGGGGGATGGCGGTGAGACTGTGAGCAGCTTTGGCGCCCAGTGAAGCAATCAGAAGCGGCATTGCCACAATGGCCACGACGGCAATCAAGTTGACATACCCTGCAGCCAAACCTGCCATCATCGTCAAGCTTCCGATCATCTCGGCGACGTACAGGTAGTCCACTTCGTTGCCTGACATACTTCTCTGAGTTTCCTGTTCAAGGCTTGTTGAACCGCCTTTTCCCAATGGAGCAAGGAGGGATAGCCATATCCCTCCTCACAGATCATCGCCTGCCCCCAAAAGGGGCAGGCGAGCTCTATATTCGATCAGAAATTGGCCATCAGTTTGACGTAGTAGTAGCCACCCTGCCAGTCGATGACGTCACCGGAGCGGTAGATACGGCCACAGCAGCTGTCGCCGAGTTCCGCTTTATCCGGATATTGGTCAAAGGCGTTACGGGCACCGATGGAGATCTTCACGGCTTCCGAAGCCTGGAAGGATCCCTCAAGGTCAACCTGAACCTTCGCACCATAGTCCTGATAACGCAGCGGCGCATTCGAGCCGTCAGAGTTTGTGGACTCACCGTAGTAGTTGGCACGGGCCAGGAAGCCGAACGGACCTGTTTGGTGGCTGACCGAGAAGACACCACGTACTTTTGGATCGTAGTTGATGAAGTCATACTGGTCTTCGTCGTTGAGCAGAGAACCGACATCGCTGTCGAACTCGGTCTCGTTATAGTTCACAGAAGCCGTGAACTTGGTCGAGGAACCATTCGCCCAGTCCTTGGAGTAGGTACCGACAACATCCACACCCTTCGTGCTCGTATCGAAGGCGTTGGTGAAGTAGAACACACCACCAATCGATTCAGCACCGACAACACCTGCATTCAACAGGTTCAGGTAGTTTTGATAGGCATCTGCGTCACCAGAAGCATCCGTCGAAACGTCCAGGGTCGAGATGGCATAGACGCGATCTTCCAGGTCGATCTGGTAGAAGTCGACCGTCAGCGAGAAGGCATCATAGGACGACGTGAAGCCCAACGTATAGTTGGTGGATTTCTCAGGCTTGAGCGGTTCTGCGCCAAGCGCGCCCGCAACCGGACCACCTGCCGGGAACAGACCGGTTGCAACCGGGAAGCCGTTCGGGAGGCGGGTCGACACATTGGTCGTGCCTTGCTGACCCGGTGTCGGGGCCCGGAAGCCCGTACCGACAGAACCACGGACCGCAAAGTTCGGCGCGAACTCATAACGGCCAGCCACTTTCCAGACCAGCTCGGAGTCGAAGTCCGAGTAGTCTTCGAAGCGCAGGGCGCCTTGCAGGAACAGGGCATCCGTTACGTCAGCACTCAGATCACCGTAGATGGCGTATGAATCACGGGTGTATTCGCCGGAGAATTCCGGTGAGTAGCCCGGGAAACCGTTCGAACCGACGCCAAGCGCCTGATACACCGGGTCGTCATCGTCGGCGCAGTCCAATGTGGAGCCATTGGCGATAACCGCTGCACCGGCTGCTGTCGGCACACCAGCGGCACAAAAGCCATATGGGTCCGGAAGCGCGTACGGCCCATCGGTGTAGGACTCGAAGTTACCACCAACCAGCTCATAGGATTCATCCATATAGCTGGCACCGAAAGCGAAGAGCAGCGGGCTGGCCAGACCGGTCTCGAACTCTTTCGAGAAGTCTGCCTGAAGCTGCATTTCTTCGTTGATCAGATCACCCGGGTGGAAGCTGATTGGCGACATGTCGCCCAGCGACGGGTTGACCGTGTTCTTCAGCGTGTACTTGATCTCGTTGTGACCGAGACGTCCGCTGAAGTCATAGCTGATGCCGTTGTCCCATTCGCCACGCGCACCGACAACACCAGAGTAGTCGATCACGTTGCCGAAGAAGCGCGGGGTAAAGCCGCCCGGGAACAGATTGAGCGAGGACCAGAGCGAACCGTCCTCAAGGCGAATGTTTTCGATCGTGCCGTTGCCTGGATAGCGATAGAAGAAGCCGCCGTCCGCTTCGGAGTTCGAATAGTTGCCGAAACCGTACAACTCAACATCGCCAATCGTGTAGCCGGCGTTCACGAAACTCCGGAAAGCTTTGGCGTTCGGCTGCCCCCAGGGCTGAACCACACCAGATCCGGAATAGTCAGCGCTATCGAGACCGGCGATGAAGGAATCCAGATCATAACCGTCGATGGACGTATTGCCTGGATTGAAGTCAGGGCTGTTCACGTCAACACAAACCCAGCTTTCACAATACTGCTCACCTCGCTGCGTCGCATCAGCCTTCGAGTACTCAGCAGACACGTTGACGAACCCATTGTCGCCGAGACCGAGGCCGAAATTGCCAGCCAGGGTCGTATTGAAACCGTCGCCTTCATAGTACTGGCCGAAGTCGGCGCTGAACGCACCGCCTTCCGGAGAGTCCTTCAGGATGAAGTTGATGACGCCGGCAATGGCGTCCGAACCGTACTGCGCCGCAGCACCATCGCGCAGGACTTCAACACTTTTCAGTGCGATCGCCGGAATGGTTGCAATATCCGGACCCTGGGTACCGGATCCGCCGATCTGAACCAGAGCGGCGCGGTGGCGGCGCTTGGAATTCACAAGAACCAGCGTCTTGTCAGTCGGCATGCCGCGCAGCGTTGCCGGACGAATGAACGTACCACCATCGGAAATCGGCTGACGCGCCAGTGAGTAAGACGGAACCAGCGTCTTGATGATGTCGTTGGCATCCGTAAACGGCACGTCGGAGATTTCATCCGAGCTCAGAACGTCTACCGGGACAGGCGAATCCATCACAGAACGGGATTTGCCCCGCATACCGGTGATGATGACTTTTTCCTGTACGGAAGTTTCGTCGGCTGCTGGCTCATCATCTGGTTCTGCGTAAGCCACCCCCCCGGTGACCACCATACCTACGACCGCTGATGACACAGCACATTTCAAGAAAGAACTAAATCGCACTTTGTATTCCCTTTCCGCAGCGGAACCATCACTCTTCAAAAAGTTCCGTCTGCCCCCTGTTGTCGAGCACACACCAGCTTCCCCCATTGGACCGAACGCCCAAGGCACTGATATTTCTGAGGTGTTGAATCGGCCCGCCGTTGAGCCACATCCATCAACAGGTTGCTCAAAATGCCGCCTTTGGCATTCAGTCCCTGCTGACGTCTGTAACAAGCTGTCCCGGGTCGTCGCTGGAGCCAATTCGAAACATGTCGCCGATGATGCGGAATCGTTAACCCGTCACGCTTTTGTGCACTGCACACCAAACAACGCACAAAGTCTCAGCACTCAGCAGGTGCCATCCAGGTGACATGAGTTGTGGGGCTTTATGGAAAAATTGCGAAGATCGCGAGAACGTTTTCAGCAATTTCCCGCATCGGCTTTCCCTGAGTCATCGCCATGCGGCGCATGGAATCATAGACGTCCTGCTCCGAAAGGCCGCTCTTGGTCATCAGCAAGCCTTTTGCCCGCTCAATCGTCTTGCGTGCAGCGAGGTCTTCCCGCGATTTTTGCAATTCGTCTCTTAGCGCCAGCGTCAATGAATGGCGTTCTTCTGCCACGTTCAGGATCGCCGGAATGCGATCCGGCTCCAGACCGTCCACGATGAAGGCACTGACGCCAAGTTTCAGCGCGCGGCTCATCTCCTCCCGGGACCCTTGGTCAACGAACACAAGAATCGGCACCGACCTGAAGCGGCGCATGGCGAGCAATTCCGTCAGCAGATCCAGATCCACCTCTGGTGACGCAAGAATGATTGCGCTCGCGCCAATCAGCTTGAGACGCCGCGCTTGCCAGTCTGCATGTCCGGTGATTTCCGTTTGATGAGGCTGGTCGCCCAACGCACCCGCAATGCGCCCCGCCCGAACACGATCGCTGGCGAGAATCAGAATCTGGCGATCCCAGCTCGTCGTTTCGGACGCGCTTTCGGATTGCTTTTCCTCTGACAGCAACACCGTACAGCGGGTATTCTCAGCAGCCATGTCGTTCGGAACTCTCCACAAAACGTTCAAACCGTTGAAGCTGTTTGAATTTTGCGGACAACCGTGCCGAGTCCAAACAGTCGAATCGTAGATGCCGCATCAGTTTGCCTGCATCTGATCATTCCTGTTCCGCGATTGACCAAATACCCGGCAGGAAGCGTCCGCAAACCCGTCTACCCAGAGGCGCAGGCCGTCCAAATTCCGGGCGCATTCGACGCCACGCCGCCAAAAACGCCGTATCGGCAGGCAGACCGTTCGGGGAGCCGAGGCCGTGCCGCTCTCGCCTTGACCGGTCCATTCGGGCCTTCAACAGTCGCGTCCGGGAACGCATTCGCATCGAGGAAACCATGAAACGTAGAGATTTTCTGGCAACCGGCACTGGCCTGGGCGTCGCCGCCCTCACTGGCTGCACGACGACAGCCACGGGATTTGCACCTGCTCCAACGACCGGTGACGCGCTGGTGCAATCGATTGGCGCGCCGATGCGGCCCATCAAATCCTCCATGAGCCGCGTTACCCGCACGATTGTCGGGCTTCGCCCGTTTCGCAAACCCGGCCCCCGGCTCGAAGCCGTCAAAGTCGGGTCCAAGCATGTTGTGCACAATTATGGACACGGCGGCGGCGGGGTATCGCTGTCATGGGGTGTCGCCGAACTGGCAGCAACCCTCACCAAGGAGACCCATGCGGACAAGGTGGCCGTGCTGGGATCGGGTGCAATCGGCCTCTCAACCGCAATTCTTCTCCAGCGTGCCGGAATGCAGGTGACGATCTACGCCAAGGATTTCCCGCCCTACACGACATCCAATGTCGCTGGCGCGATGTGGCACCCGGTAACCCTGTTCGAAAATGATCAGGTATCTCAGGAAACCCTGGCCATGCTCGACCTGGCCTCTCGCATCGCTTTCAACCGGTTCATCCGTTTCGCAAACGACCCGAAATACGGCGTTTACTGGATCCGCCAGTATTCGCTGAGCGACCGCCCCATGAGCACACTTCGTCCTTATGTGGGGGGCGACACGCTTTATCCCGGCCTCAAGCGCAACCAGGCCGGCGGGCCGTTCGGCTTCCCTTACTATGACGGCTACTACACGCTGATGATCGATCCCGACATATACCTGCGTGCGCTGGTGAATGACTTTCTCGCAGCTGGCGGCCGCATGAAGGAAATGACATTCGAGACCGAAGGCGACCTTGAGACGCTGGGTGAATCCAGCATCGTCAATTGCATGGGGCTCGGATCCGGCAAGGTGTTCGGAGACGAAAGCATCATTCCGGCACGCGGCCAGCTGAGCTTCTTGCTGCCTCAGAACGACATTGACTATGGCTATGCCGGATCTACCGATGACTATGGCCTGCTTTATTCGTTCCCCAGGAAGACGGGGATTCTCCTGGGCGGATCAGTCGATAAAGGCGACTGGAGCCTGGAGCCGAGAGCGGACGAAATCAGGCGAATGGTCGATGGCCATGCCTACCTGGCCTCCAAGCTGAACTGATCCAGCCCCCCATTCTCAATTGAACGCAGCGACGTGACTGGATCTTCCCACTGAAGATCCATCCCCTGCCCGTGCGGGCAGACTCGCCTGCGGGGCAATAGCCACTGCGACGACTGCCTCCTTCAGGGATCCGATACCGCCACGCGCATCGTCTGGCGTGACTGCTCCGGCTCGTATCCGGACGCTTTGACGCGACCGGTCAAAACTGTGTCGTCCGCCGTCAATACCGCCAACGCGCCGACGCGTAGTCAGAACACAGCTCAAGTCCGAAGGATCAAGGCAGCACCGCCCCGGTGCCACCCTCACCCCACTGGAACAGCGGCGGACACTCAAATGATTCTCAAGGAGACCCACATGTCTATTTCGCGCTTCCCCCTGAAACTTGCCCTGGCGTCGGCCGGTCTCGCCGGACTGCTTGTCGCCCAGCAGAACGCCACCG is a window of Hyphomonas adhaerens MHS-3 DNA encoding:
- a CDS encoding TonB-dependent receptor; its protein translation is MKTSKLLMGASCLILAAAPWAAASAQTQTGDETADTVETASAGQEDEVKVYEGIVVTATRRTEKLSEVPIAMSVFGDDSIEQTSVRELSEISGYIPNVSISGHNDFRSVITIRGVGSASRNIGFDSRVGVYVDGVYMGQSPAVNQELLDLERVEVLRGPQGMLFGKNTVAGAVSLVTKKPEDRFFGKLSANVGNYNLREFQGMLNVPISEKVAAKVSISKTDRDGYIDNITTGNELDTKDVLAYRAQLRITPSDQFEINLAYDGLSADNKILVGEPLTDPYGVMVTPFAPEPRKVAFDFDPTEERDVSGAMMDMTYEFQNGFTVKSITGYRDTDASYSNATDYAPISIIYVDYGDEFKQTTQEFQLISPSDSAFTYMGGLYYYKQDADTVRDVTLGNDFIEGFIQPVVAPQVAPLLNLDPATLTPAQLAFISSMVGFGPVGSKVTNSGSVETESFAAYVNGSYDFNERWTLGFGVRYSTEDKSVNWLLDGRNSGVFAIGSTNVAPGDTTTAPTPLINDRSDSFLSPAISLSYAVTDQSNLYAKYSSGYKSGGFNLDYINENELAANSGLEFGKETVDAYELGLKNTFMNGRFTLNLAAFYSEYTDYQVNQFVDLGQGRTSIRITNAAKVITQGLEGEFNLQATDNLSLQGSAGYLDATFDSFPGGGTAGADVSGNDLNNAPEWSASLGAVYTRDIPSVDSTLLTRLDMTYSDGYFTTADNIKTATLPSTQVVPFGYIDSMTQLNGRIGLMSNDGRYEVYLWGRNLTDEDGLVDDFRDFFGTLVNHPNIGRTYGAELVVNF
- a CDS encoding DUF2817 domain-containing protein, which codes for MPPVDADLSRYFSDSYEEGRRKFLDACLRHDLEVQRHVHPSLKAPSGEDLSMDAAWYGPQDAARVLVFSCGTHGLEAAAGAATMLRWLDREGPGQLPDDISVLLIHAINPYGWAWSHRINEDGIDLNRNFPDRSQPQPSNPDYLDIHQLLLAATPDETGLDKFAKGFHTLTANKGMNAALTGITSGQFDFPEGLSFGGQALSWSGKTLFAIARKHLSRAERILHIDWHTGIGEYGQPHFILDEGKGSDTHILLSDWWPGHAIHCDDVVEGVSIFYNGLLLEGMRDEIGKFNPAEVVNLTIEWGTYDVEKMLQALMMDNWLMHRAGGADPALVDTVRADLIERFYPQATEWRRNVILASEKIYDQAVAGLESWGRS
- a CDS encoding pyridoxal phosphate-dependent aminotransferase, translating into MAYDISRRFLLAGATGIGVAGATACASGASAIAETTEAAFPPEKVAVENPYLLGPPEGVALLSRNENPYGPAPSALKMIEYAGSKGAYYASQVAVKQLLEMIAEKNGVAPEQIALTTGSGEALSAIAMIYGPNGPIVAPRLFWDTTALYAARLGMATIDRVPLTEGMEIDLPAIEAKVTEGTGLVQLCNPNNPTGLVSDPATLKAAVKRMAAKTTVLVDEAYMELADDPAGNTCIPLINEGHNVIVSRTFSKIYGMAGIRMGYTISSPETAQKIQATAMSWSPCTSYAAAIGCYNDEKFLNFSKGKVVEARQMITTTLDTLGLEYLPSQTNFVYFKSGKPANDVQKAFAEKKISIRGQYMDYVDWSRVSTGKIEDVERFCKALPEIVGA
- a CDS encoding TonB-dependent receptor plug domain-containing protein, with protein sequence MVVTGGVAYAEPDDEPAADETSVQEKVIITGMRGKSRSVMDSPVPVDVLSSDEISDVPFTDANDIIKTLVPSYSLARQPISDGGTFIRPATLRGMPTDKTLVLVNSKRRHRAALVQIGGSGTQGPDIATIPAIALKSVEVLRDGAAAQYGSDAIAGVINFILKDSPEGGAFSADFGQYYEGDGFNTTLAGNFGLGLGDNGFVNVSAEYSKADATQRGEQYCESWVCVDVNSPDFNPGNTSIDGYDLDSFIAGLDSADYSGSGVVQPWGQPNAKAFRSFVNAGYTIGDVELYGFGNYSNSEADGGFFYRYPGNGTIENIRLEDGSLWSSLNLFPGGFTPRFFGNVIDYSGVVGARGEWDNGISYDFSGRLGHNEIKYTLKNTVNPSLGDMSPISFHPGDLINEEMQLQADFSKEFETGLASPLLFAFGASYMDESYELVGGNFESYTDGPYALPDPYGFCAAGVPTAAGAAVIANGSTLDCADDDDPVYQALGVGSNGFPGYSPEFSGEYTRDSYAIYGDLSADVTDALFLQGALRFEDYSDFDSELVWKVAGRYEFAPNFAVRGSVGTGFRAPTPGQQGTTNVSTRLPNGFPVATGLFPAGGPVAGALGAEPLKPEKSTNYTLGFTSSYDAFSLTVDFYQIDLEDRVYAISTLDVSTDASGDADAYQNYLNLLNAGVVGAESIGGVFYFTNAFDTSTKGVDVVGTYSKDWANGSSTKFTASVNYNETEFDSDVGSLLNDEDQYDFINYDPKVRGVFSVSHQTGPFGFLARANYYGESTNSDGSNAPLRYQDYGAKVQVDLEGSFQASEAVKISIGARNAFDQYPDKAELGDSCCGRIYRSGDVIDWQGGYYYVKLMANF
- a CDS encoding ANTAR domain-containing response regulator, whose product is MAAENTRCTVLLSEEKQSESASETTSWDRQILILASDRVRAGRIAGALGDQPHQTEITGHADWQARRLKLIGASAIILASPEVDLDLLTELLAMRRFRSVPILVFVDQGSREEMSRALKLGVSAFIVDGLEPDRIPAILNVAEERHSLTLALRDELQKSREDLAARKTIERAKGLLMTKSGLSEQDVYDSMRRMAMTQGKPMREIAENVLAIFAIFP
- a CDS encoding FAD-dependent oxidoreductase, with translation MKRRDFLATGTGLGVAALTGCTTTATGFAPAPTTGDALVQSIGAPMRPIKSSMSRVTRTIVGLRPFRKPGPRLEAVKVGSKHVVHNYGHGGGGVSLSWGVAELAATLTKETHADKVAVLGSGAIGLSTAILLQRAGMQVTIYAKDFPPYTTSNVAGAMWHPVTLFENDQVSQETLAMLDLASRIAFNRFIRFANDPKYGVYWIRQYSLSDRPMSTLRPYVGGDTLYPGLKRNQAGGPFGFPYYDGYYTLMIDPDIYLRALVNDFLAAGGRMKEMTFETEGDLETLGESSIVNCMGLGSGKVFGDESIIPARGQLSFLLPQNDIDYGYAGSTDDYGLLYSFPRKTGILLGGSVDKGDWSLEPRADEIRRMVDGHAYLASKLN